One window from the genome of Trabulsiella odontotermitis encodes:
- the dnaG gene encoding DNA primase, producing the protein MAGRIPRVFINDLLARTDIVDLIDARVKLKKQGKNFHACCPFHNEKTPSFTVNGEKQFYHCFGCGAHGNAIDFLMNYDKLEFVETVEELAAMHNLEVPYEAGNGPSQIERHQRQNLYQLMDGLNTFYQQSLTNPAAVTARQYLEKRGLSSDVINRFAIGYAPPGWDNVLKRFGAHGENRQSLIDAGMLVTNDQGRSYDRFRDRVMFPIRDKRGRVIGFGGRVLGNDTPKYLNSPETDIFHKGRQLYGLYEAQQTEAEPQRLLVVEGYMDVVALAQYGINYAVASLGTSTTADHIQLLFRVTNNVICCYDGDRAGRDAAWRALETALPYMSDGRQLRFMFLPDGEDPDTLVRKEGKAAFEARMEQAQPLSTFLFNSLLPQVDLSTPDGRAQLSTLALPLISQVPGETLRIYLRQELGNKLGILDDAQLERLMPKQAENGTARPAPQLKRTTMRILIGLLVQNPDLAPQVPPLAGLNQEKLPGLGLFAELVNTCLSQPGLTTGQLLEQYRGTKEAATLEKLSMWDDIADKDIAEKTFTDSLNHMLDSLLELRQEELIARDRTHGLSSEERRELWTISQELAKK; encoded by the coding sequence ATGGCCGGACGCATCCCACGTGTTTTTATCAATGACCTGCTGGCGCGAACCGACATCGTCGATCTCATCGACGCGCGGGTAAAGCTGAAAAAGCAGGGCAAGAATTTTCACGCGTGTTGCCCGTTCCATAATGAAAAAACCCCCTCATTCACCGTCAACGGTGAGAAACAGTTTTACCACTGCTTTGGCTGTGGTGCGCACGGCAACGCTATCGACTTTCTGATGAACTACGACAAGCTCGAGTTCGTGGAAACCGTCGAAGAACTGGCAGCCATGCACAACCTCGAAGTGCCTTATGAAGCGGGAAACGGGCCAAGCCAGATAGAGCGCCATCAACGGCAAAATCTCTATCAACTGATGGACGGTCTGAATACGTTTTACCAACAGTCCCTGACAAACCCTGCCGCAGTCACGGCGCGCCAGTATCTGGAAAAGCGCGGTCTGAGCAGCGATGTGATTAACCGTTTTGCTATCGGTTACGCGCCGCCCGGCTGGGATAACGTCTTAAAACGTTTCGGTGCGCATGGCGAAAACCGTCAATCATTGATTGATGCGGGCATGTTAGTCACTAACGATCAGGGGCGCAGTTATGACCGTTTCCGCGACCGGGTGATGTTCCCGATCCGCGATAAGCGCGGGCGGGTGATTGGCTTTGGCGGGCGCGTGCTCGGCAACGATACGCCCAAATACCTGAACTCGCCGGAAACCGATATTTTCCATAAGGGCCGCCAGTTGTACGGCCTCTATGAAGCGCAGCAAACGGAAGCGGAACCTCAGCGTCTTCTGGTCGTCGAAGGGTATATGGACGTGGTCGCGCTGGCGCAGTATGGCATCAACTATGCCGTCGCGTCGCTGGGTACCTCGACCACCGCCGACCACATTCAATTGCTGTTCCGGGTGACCAATAACGTCATCTGCTGTTATGACGGCGACCGCGCAGGCCGCGATGCCGCCTGGCGTGCGCTGGAAACCGCGCTGCCGTATATGTCAGACGGCCGTCAGTTGCGTTTTATGTTTCTGCCTGACGGTGAAGACCCGGACACGCTGGTGCGTAAAGAGGGTAAAGCGGCGTTCGAAGCGCGGATGGAGCAGGCCCAGCCGCTCTCTACGTTTTTGTTTAACAGTCTGCTGCCGCAGGTCGATTTGAGCACACCGGACGGCCGCGCTCAGTTGAGTACGCTGGCGCTACCGTTAATCAGCCAGGTGCCTGGTGAAACGCTGCGCATCTACTTGCGTCAGGAGTTGGGTAACAAACTGGGCATTCTTGATGACGCGCAGCTTGAACGTTTAATGCCGAAACAGGCGGAAAATGGCACCGCCCGCCCTGCACCACAGCTAAAACGCACGACCATGCGTATACTAATAGGGTTGCTGGTGCAAAATCCGGATCTGGCGCCGCAGGTTCCGCCACTGGCGGGGTTGAATCAGGAAAAACTGCCCGGACTTGGCTTATTTGCAGAACTGGTCAACACTTGTCTGTCGCAGCCTGGCCTGACCACCGGACAGCTGCTGGAGCAGTATCGCGGCACAAAAGAGGCCGCTACCCTTGAAAAATTGTCGATGTGGGACGATATAGCTGATAAGGACATTGCAGAAAAAACGTTCACCGACTCGCTCAACCACATGCTGGATTCGTTGCTTGAGCTGCGACAGGAAGAGTTGATAGCTCGCGATCGCACACACGGTTTAAGCAGCGAAGAACGCCGGGAACTCTGGACGATAAGCCAGGAACTGGCGAAAAAATGA
- the rpsU gene encoding 30S ribosomal protein S21, protein MPVIKVRENEPFDVALRRFKRSCEKAGVLAEVRRREFYEKPTTERKRAKASAVKRHAKKLARENARRTRLY, encoded by the coding sequence ATGCCGGTAATTAAAGTACGTGAAAACGAGCCGTTCGACGTAGCACTGCGTCGCTTCAAGCGTTCCTGCGAGAAAGCAGGTGTTCTGGCGGAAGTCCGTCGTCGTGAGTTCTATGAAAAACCGACTACAGAACGCAAACGCGCTAAAGCTTCTGCTGTGAAACGTCACGCGAAGAAACTGGCTCGCGAAAACGCACGCCGTACTCGTCTGTACTAA
- the tsaD gene encoding tRNA (adenosine(37)-N6)-threonylcarbamoyltransferase complex transferase subunit TsaD — protein sequence MRVLGIETSCDETGIAIYDDVNGLLANQLYSQVKLHADYGGVVPELASRDHVRKTVPLIQAALKEANLTAKDIDAVAYTAGPGLVGALLVGATVGRSLAFAWNVPAIPVHHMEGHLLAPMLEENPPAYPFVALLVSGGHTQLISVTGIGEYTLLGESIDDAAGEAFDKTAKLLGLDYPGGPMLSKLASQGTEGRFVFPRPMTDRPGLDFSFSGLKTFAANTIRDNDNDDQTRADIARAFEDAVVDTLMIKCRRALDQTGFKRLVMAGGVSANRTLRAKLAEMMQKRHGEVFYARPEFCTDNGAMIAYAGMVRLKAGTRADLGVTVRPRWPLAELPAA from the coding sequence ATGCGTGTACTGGGAATTGAAACATCCTGCGATGAAACTGGCATCGCCATTTACGACGATGTTAACGGGCTGTTAGCCAACCAATTGTATAGTCAGGTGAAATTGCACGCCGATTACGGCGGCGTGGTGCCTGAACTGGCGTCGCGCGATCACGTGCGGAAAACCGTGCCGCTGATTCAGGCCGCGCTGAAAGAAGCGAATCTGACAGCGAAAGATATTGACGCGGTCGCTTATACCGCAGGTCCGGGTCTGGTCGGCGCGCTGCTGGTTGGCGCGACCGTCGGGCGTTCGCTGGCGTTTGCCTGGAACGTACCGGCCATTCCGGTACACCATATGGAAGGGCACCTGCTGGCGCCGATGCTGGAAGAAAATCCTCCGGCATACCCGTTTGTCGCACTGCTGGTGTCCGGTGGTCATACGCAACTGATTAGCGTTACCGGGATTGGCGAGTACACACTGCTTGGCGAATCCATTGACGATGCCGCTGGTGAAGCGTTTGATAAAACCGCCAAACTGCTGGGGCTCGATTACCCTGGCGGTCCGATGCTGTCAAAACTGGCATCGCAGGGCACGGAAGGGCGTTTTGTTTTCCCGCGTCCGATGACCGACCGCCCGGGGCTGGATTTCAGCTTCTCCGGCCTTAAAACCTTCGCCGCGAATACCATTCGTGACAACGATAACGACGATCAAACCCGCGCAGATATCGCCCGTGCTTTTGAGGATGCGGTTGTCGATACGCTGATGATTAAGTGCCGCCGCGCGCTGGATCAAACCGGCTTCAAACGGCTGGTGATGGCGGGGGGCGTCAGCGCCAACCGCACGCTGCGGGCGAAACTGGCGGAGATGATGCAAAAGCGTCACGGCGAGGTGTTTTACGCGCGTCCGGAATTTTGCACCGATAATGGCGCGATGATCGCCTACGCCGGCATGGTGCGTCTGAAAGCCGGCACGCGTGCCGATCTCGGTGTGACCGTGCGTCCGCGCTGGCCGCTGGCGGAGCTGCCCGCTGCGTAA
- the plsY gene encoding glycerol-3-phosphate 1-O-acyltransferase PlsY encodes MSAIAPGMVILAYLCGSISSAILVCRIAGLPDPRMSGSGNPGATNVLRMGGKGAAVAVLIFDVLKGMLPVWGAYMLGVTPFWLGMIAIAACLGHIWPVFFGFRGGKGVATAFGAIAPIGWDLTGVMAGTWLLTVLLSGYSSLGAIVSALIAPFYVWWFKPQFTFPVSMLSCLILLRHHDNIQRLWRRQETKIWSKLKRKEKEEDKEQ; translated from the coding sequence ATGAGTGCAATCGCGCCTGGAATGGTTATCCTCGCCTACCTTTGCGGCTCAATCTCCAGCGCCATCCTGGTTTGCCGTATCGCTGGATTGCCGGATCCCCGCATGAGTGGGTCGGGTAATCCCGGAGCAACCAACGTTTTACGTATGGGCGGCAAAGGAGCAGCCGTAGCAGTTCTGATTTTCGATGTCCTGAAAGGGATGTTGCCGGTCTGGGGCGCGTACATGCTGGGCGTCACGCCGTTCTGGCTCGGCATGATTGCGATCGCCGCCTGCCTCGGCCATATCTGGCCGGTGTTCTTTGGTTTCCGCGGCGGAAAAGGTGTTGCCACCGCCTTCGGCGCCATTGCGCCGATCGGCTGGGATCTCACCGGCGTGATGGCGGGCACCTGGCTGCTCACCGTGTTGCTCAGCGGCTATTCGTCACTCGGCGCCATCGTCAGCGCGTTAATCGCGCCGTTCTACGTCTGGTGGTTTAAGCCGCAGTTCACTTTTCCCGTTTCGATGCTCTCCTGCCTGATTTTGCTGCGTCATCACGACAACATTCAGCGTCTGTGGCGACGTCAGGAAACCAAAATCTGGTCAAAGCTGAAGCGCAAAGAGAAAGAAGAAGACAAAGAACAGTAG
- the folB gene encoding bifunctional dihydroneopterin aldolase/7,8-dihydroneopterin epimerase → MDIVFIEQLSVITTIGVYDWEQTIEQQLVFDIEMAWDNRKAAASDDVQDCLSYADISDAVVGHVEGNRFALVERVAEEVASLLLSRFNSPWVRIKVSKPGAVARAKNVGVVIERSQNLKENI, encoded by the coding sequence ATGGATATTGTATTTATAGAGCAACTTTCGGTAATCACCACCATTGGCGTTTACGACTGGGAACAGACCATCGAACAGCAACTGGTGTTCGATATCGAAATGGCGTGGGACAACCGCAAAGCCGCCGCGAGCGATGACGTTCAGGACTGCCTCAGTTACGCGGACATCAGCGACGCGGTGGTCGGCCATGTGGAAGGCAACCGGTTCGCGCTGGTGGAACGCGTGGCGGAAGAAGTGGCGTCGCTGTTGCTGAGCCGCTTTAACTCGCCGTGGGTGCGCATCAAAGTCAGCAAACCCGGTGCAGTGGCGCGGGCGAAGAACGTGGGCGTGGTCATTGAGCGTAGCCAAAATCTGAAAGAAAACATATAA
- the bacA gene encoding undecaprenyl-diphosphate phosphatase, whose product MSDMHSLLVAAILGVVEGLTEFLPVSSTGHMIIVGHLLGFEGDTAKTFEVVIQLGSILAVVVMFWRRLFGLIGIHFGQRPHEGFGKGRLSLIHILLGMIPAVVLGLVFHDTIKSLFNPVNVMYALVVGGLLLIAAECLKPKEPRAQGLDDMTYRQAFMIGCFQCLALWPGFSRSGATISGGMLMGVSRYAASEFSFLLAVPMMMGATALDLYKSIGFLTTGDIPMFAVGFVTAFIVALIAIKTFLQLIKRISFIPFAIYRFIVAAAVYAVFM is encoded by the coding sequence ATGAGCGATATGCACTCGCTGCTGGTGGCGGCAATACTGGGTGTGGTCGAAGGATTGACAGAATTTTTGCCCGTTTCCAGTACCGGCCATATGATCATTGTGGGTCATCTGCTGGGGTTTGAGGGGGATACGGCAAAAACGTTTGAAGTGGTGATCCAGTTAGGCTCCATTCTTGCCGTGGTGGTGATGTTCTGGCGTCGTCTGTTTGGTCTGATCGGCATTCACTTCGGTCAACGCCCGCACGAAGGTTTCGGTAAAGGGCGTTTGTCGCTGATTCATATCCTGCTCGGGATGATCCCGGCGGTGGTGCTCGGTCTGGTGTTTCACGACACCATCAAGTCGTTGTTCAACCCGGTTAACGTGATGTACGCACTGGTGGTCGGGGGCTTACTGCTGATTGCCGCAGAGTGCCTGAAGCCAAAGGAGCCGCGTGCGCAGGGGCTGGATGACATGACCTATCGCCAGGCGTTTATGATTGGCTGCTTCCAGTGTCTGGCGCTGTGGCCGGGTTTCTCTCGCTCTGGCGCGACCATCTCCGGTGGTATGCTGATGGGCGTCAGCCGCTATGCCGCATCTGAATTCTCTTTCCTGCTGGCGGTGCCGATGATGATGGGGGCCACCGCGCTCGATCTTTACAAAAGCATTGGTTTTCTGACCACCGGCGATATTCCGATGTTTGCGGTCGGTTTCGTGACGGCGTTTATCGTGGCGCTGATCGCGATTAAAACCTTCCTGCAGTTGATCAAGCGGATCTCGTTTATCCCGTTCGCCATCTATCGTTTCATTGTGGCGGCAGCGGTGTACGCGGTCTTCATGTAA
- a CDS encoding multifunctional CCA addition/repair protein: protein MKSYLVGGAVRDALLGLPVKDKDWVVVGTTPQQMLDAGYQQVGRDFPVFLHPETHEEYALARTERKSGSGYTGFTCYAAPDVTLEQDLLRRDLTVNALAQDAEGNIVDPYHGQADLRQRLLRHVSPAFSEDPLRVLRVARFAARYAHLSFRIADETMALMRDMTEAGELAHLTPERVWKETEGALGTRNPQVFFQTLRDCGALKVLFPELDALYGVPAPAKWHPEIDTGIHTMMTLTMAAMLSPEIDIRFATLCHDLGKGLTPKALWPRHHGHGPAGVKLVEQLCARLRVPNEMRDLAKVVAEFHDLIHTFPILKPATIVKLFDSLDAWRKPQRVEQLALTSEADVRGRTGFEACDYPQGRLLREAWEVAKSVANKEVIDAGFKGPEIREELTRRRIQAVALWKEARCPQPKA, encoded by the coding sequence GTGAAGAGTTATCTGGTCGGTGGTGCGGTTCGTGATGCGTTATTAGGGCTACCGGTCAAAGACAAAGATTGGGTTGTTGTCGGCACGACACCGCAGCAAATGCTGGACGCGGGCTATCAACAGGTTGGCCGTGATTTTCCGGTATTCCTGCACCCTGAAACGCACGAAGAGTATGCGCTGGCGCGTACCGAGCGTAAGTCTGGTTCCGGTTATACCGGCTTTACTTGTTATGCCGCGCCCGACGTGACGCTTGAGCAGGATCTGCTGCGTCGCGATCTGACCGTCAACGCGCTGGCCCAGGACGCCGAAGGCAACATCGTTGACCCTTACCATGGTCAGGCGGATTTACGCCAGCGTCTCCTGCGTCACGTCTCCCCCGCCTTCAGTGAAGATCCGCTGCGCGTATTGCGCGTGGCGCGTTTTGCTGCCCGTTATGCCCACCTCAGTTTTCGTATTGCCGATGAAACCATGGCGCTGATGCGCGACATGACCGAGGCAGGCGAACTGGCGCACCTGACGCCGGAACGCGTCTGGAAAGAAACCGAAGGTGCGCTCGGTACCCGTAATCCGCAGGTCTTTTTCCAAACGCTGCGCGACTGTGGCGCGCTGAAAGTGTTGTTCCCGGAGCTGGATGCGCTGTACGGCGTACCAGCACCGGCGAAATGGCACCCGGAAATCGACACCGGCATCCACACCATGATGACGCTCACCATGGCGGCGATGCTTTCTCCTGAGATTGATATTCGTTTTGCCACGCTGTGCCACGATCTCGGCAAAGGACTCACGCCGAAAGCGTTGTGGCCGCGCCATCACGGGCATGGTCCGGCAGGCGTTAAGTTGGTTGAACAGCTTTGCGCCCGGCTGCGCGTGCCGAATGAGATGCGCGATCTGGCAAAAGTGGTCGCTGAATTTCACGATCTTATCCATACCTTCCCGATTCTGAAACCGGCGACCATTGTAAAGCTGTTCGACTCCCTCGACGCCTGGCGCAAGCCGCAGCGCGTGGAGCAGCTCGCTCTGACCAGCGAAGCGGACGTCCGTGGCCGCACCGGGTTTGAAGCCTGCGATTACCCGCAAGGGCGACTGCTGCGCGAAGCCTGGGAAGTAGCGAAAAGCGTCGCCAACAAAGAGGTGATTGACGCGGGATTCAAAGGACCGGAGATTCGGGAAGAGTTAACGCGACGCCGCATTCAGGCCGTCGCGTTATGGAAAGAGGCGCGTTGTCCGCAACCTAAAGCGTGA